A genomic window from Yarrowia lipolytica chromosome 1D, complete sequence includes:
- a CDS encoding uncharacterized protein (Compare to YALI0D04290g, similar to Saccharomyces cerevisiae MSS2 (YDL107W); ancestral locus Anc_2.333, weakly similar to uniprot|P40990 Saccharomyces cerevisiae YDL107w MSS2 ser/thr protein kinase) gives MLRIHNTRMVTRLSGLLALQYRAMSSESKTRPPLEEVLPKKNTLRNYLFQHKVPLSYADVMKTYQSCYDDTSVPKKVTGQDLLSLQKILASHRKQTRTISPHGLALEHSVLETAAEMGNHMAIATLAGEILTATAKYEQAKASGNLDSAVDLEYSPEDIEHAQKLLMELSKNEFPLALKISGDVAFLVGKVDKAAELYSKCAELLAGDSSAVAASTQAECFRGIGIVAFQNYELAEARLAFDNCISMGGAKDHPDVHFYLGQMASEVSDYPRARFHYREAASKGFFDSFAPLGNLELYYFDDVTMAGHWFGLGAEMNEPSCLAGLFDVSMRKKEYSKAEGYKERIFAGNAEFVRSFKQSRDDLLKELEVYEKKQSEQDKEMTGGDLWK, from the coding sequence ATGCTCAGAATACACAACACCCGAATGGTGACCCGCTTATCAGGGCTCCTAGCTCTGCAATATCGAGCCATGTCTTCTGAATCGAAGACAAGGCCGCCTCTTGAGGAAGTACTgccgaaaaaaaataccCTAAGAAACTACCTGTTTCAACACAAGGTGCCATTGAGTTATGCTGATGTCATGAAGACATACCAGAGCTGCTACGACGACACTAGCGTTCCCAAAAAGGTGACAGGACAGGATCTGCTGAGTCTGCAAAAGATTCTGGCATCCCACAGAAAGCAGACCCGCACAATCAGTCCCCATGGACTCGCCCTGGAACACAGTGTACTGGAAACAGCTGCGGAGATGGGCAATCATATGGCTATCGCTACTTTGGCCGGTGAGATTCTTACTGCTACTGCTAAATACGAGCAGGCCAAGGCATCTGGTAATTTGGACTCGGCTGTAGACCTCGAGTACTCTCCTGAAGATATTGAGCATGCCCAGAAATTGCTGATGGAACTTAGTAAAAATGAGTTTCCTCTGGCCTTAAAGATCTCCGGCGACGTGGCGTTCCTTGTCGGCAAAGTGGACAAGGCTGCCGAGCTGTATTCCAAGTGTGCCGAACTTCTGGCTGGCGACTCTTCAGCGGTGGCTGCTTCCACACAGGCCGAATGTTTCCGAGGCATTGGAATCGTGGCCTTCCAGAACTACGAGCTGGCGGAGGCCCGACTGGCGTTTGACAATTGCATTTCCATGGGAGGAGCCAAGGATCATCCAGACGTGCATTTCTATCTGGGCCAAATGGCGTCTGAAGTTAGTGACTACCCTCGGGCGCGATTCCACTACCGAGAGGCCGCTAGTAAGGGGTTTTTCGACAGTTTTGCTCCTCTGGGCAACCTGGAGCTGTATTATTTTGACGATGTGACCATGGCTGGCCACTGGTTTGGACTGGGAGCCGAAATGAACGAACCCAGCTGTCTGGCTGGACTGTTTGACGTGTCTatgaggaagaaggagtaTAGCAAGGCAGAGGGGTACAAGGAGCGTATCTTTGCTGGCAACGCTGAGTTTGTGCGGAGCTTCAAGCAGTCTCGAGACGACCTGTTGAAGGAGCTAGAGGTTTATGAGAAGAAACAGAGTGAACAAGACAAGGAGATGACTGGTGGTGATTTGTGGAAGTAG
- a CDS encoding uncharacterized protein (Compare to YALI0D04312g, similar to CA0218|IPF15294 Candida albicans IPF15294), translating to MISRQLIRHVNGGAARFTPSLHIKSFSSTPARSADFSHTIIGGGVVGLAVAASLAKQSPSNSVLLVERNPAVGMETSSRNSEVIHAGIYYPPESLRTELCIRGKELIYSTAQEAGVDLKNCGKWIVAQNDDELSYLEKMHERVSALGVPIEWVSDADRKRLEPDVKATAGALNSPTTGIISAHSLMLYLEGEFENNGGTIALLSDVTGLEYKNNEYLLTVESEGEKSEITSAAVVNSAGLAAPKISNMLLPEDRHVTAYYAKGNYFSYSASKPHTNRLVYPCPSSQASLGTHLTLDLGGRIKFGPDLEWVDSPNDLQVNGSRLDEVYEAVTTYLPTVERQHLQADYAGIRPKITGPDQKGVFQDFVIRQEDDFPGFINLLNIESPGLTSSMAIGEKVAKMV from the coding sequence ATGATCTCGAGACAGCTCAtacgtcacgtgaatggAGGGGCCGCCAGATTCACCCCCTCTTTACACATAAAGAGCTTTTCTTCCACCCCGGCCCGTTCAGCCGACTTTTCGCACACCAtcattggaggaggagtggtggGTTTGGCCGTGGCAGCAAGTCTGGCCAAACAGAGCCCAAGCAACTCGGTTCTGCTGGTGGAGCGAAACCCGGCAGTAGGCATGGAAACTTCGAGCCGAAACTCCGAGGTCATTCACGCTGGCATCTATTATCCGCCAGAATCGCTGCGTACAGAGTTGTGTATTCGAGGCAAGGAGCTCATTTACAGCACTGCTCAGGAGGCCGGAGTTGATCTTAAGAACTGTGGCAAATGGATTGTGGCGCAAAATGACGACGAATTGAGCTACTTGGAGAAAATGCATGAGCGGGTCTCGGCTTTGGGGGTGCCTATCGAGTGGGTATCAGATGCCGACAGAAAGAGGCTTGAACCAGACGTCAAGGCAACCGCGGGAGCTCTCAATTCACCCACCACGGGCATCATTTCGGCTCACTCGCTCATGCTATATTTAGAGGGCGAATTTGAAAATAATGGAGGCACTATTGCGTTGCTATCTGATGTCACTGGTCtggagtacaagaacaacgAGTACCTTTTGACAGTGGAAAGTGAAGGTGAAAAGTCGGAAATTACCTCCGCCGCAGTAGTCAACTCTGCCGGCCTTGCGGCGCCCAAAATCTCAAACATGCTGCTTCCCGAGGACCGTCATGTCACTGCTTACTACGCCAAAGGTAACTACTTCTCATATTCTGCCTCCAAGCCCCATACTAACAGACTCGTCTACCCCTGTCCCAGCTCTCAGGCTTCTCTCGGCACGCATTTGACGCTTGATCTTGGTGGCAGAATCAAGTTTGGACCAGATCTGGAATGGGTGGACTCACCAAATGATCTCCAGGTCAACGGATCTAGGCTTGATGAGGTCTATGAGGCTGTCACGACATATCTTCCGACCGTGGAGAGGCAGCATTTGCAGGCAGACTATGCTGGTATTCGGCCTAAAATCACTGGCCCTGACCAAAAGGGCGTTTTCCAAGACTTTGTCATTCGTCAGGAGGACGATTTCCCTGGCTTCATCAACCTACTCAACATTGAGTCCCCTGGCCTCACCTCTTCCATGGCCATTGGAGAGAAGGTTGCCAAGATGGTGTAA
- a CDS encoding uncharacterized protein (Compare to YALI0D04334g, similar to uniprot|P06242 Saccharomyces cerevisiae YDL108w KIN28 cyclin-dependent ser/thr protein kinase) yields the protein MDLAQKMNDAVMAKYTKDKKVGEGTFAVVYVGKQVKTDRKIAIKQIKEGEFKDGVDMSAIREIKFLQEIRHANVIELIDVFTAGPRLSMVLEFLPTDLEGLIKDTKILFRLGDVKAWMLMATRGLHHCHRLQILHRDLKPNNLLISPTGELKIADFGLARQMPNPKDKMTPTVVTRWYRAPELLFGARYYTPAVDVWSLGLIFAELMLRLPYCPGEDDIDQIDKTFRAFGTPTEEEWPGLTSLPAYPKTVNKYPHPSVQELKMRFSAATENGLELFQAMTELNPADRVSCEEALTADYFTEFPRPTKLAELPGRTE from the coding sequence ATGGATTTGGCGCAAAAAATGAACGACGCCGTCATGGCAAAATACACCAAGGACAAAAAGGTCGGAGAAGGAACTTTCGCCGTGGTGTACGTGGGCAAACAGGTGAAGACAGATCGGAAAATCGCCATTAAGCAAATCAAAGAAGGCGAGTTCAAGGACGGAGTGGACATGTCGGCCATCAGAGAAATCAAGTTTCTGCAGGAGATTCGCCACGCCAACGTTATCGAGCTCATTGACGTGTTCACAGCCGGACCCAGACTGTCCATGGTCTTGGAGTTCCTGCCTACCGATCTGGAAGGACTCATCAAAGATACAAAGATTCTGTTCCGTCTGGGAGATGTAAAGGCCTGGATGCTCATGGCCACTCGTGGACTGCACCACTGTCATCGTCTGCAGATTCTACACCGAGATCTCAAACCCAATAACTTGTTGATCTCGCCCACTGGAGAACTGAAGATTGCCGATTTCGGTCTGGCTCGTCAGATGcccaaccccaaggacAAAATGACCCCCACTGTGGTTACTCGATGGTACCGAGCACCGGAGTTGCTGTTTGGAGCTCGATATTACACCCCTGCGGTTGACGTATGGTCGTTAGGACTGATTTTTGCAGAACTCATGCTCAGATTACCGTACTGtcctggagaagacgacatAGACCAGATCGACAAGACTTTCCGGGCGTTTGGTACACCGacagaggaggagtggccTGGATTGACATCTCTACCTGCTTACCCCAAAACTGTCAACAAGTACCCTCATCCCTCAGTGCAGGAGCTGAAGATGCGGTTTTCGGCAGCTACGGAAAATGGTCTGGAGCTGTTCCAGGCCATGACGGAACTCAACCCGGCAGATCGAGTGTCCTGCGAGGAAGCTCTTACAGCAGACTATTTTACTGAGTTCCCCCGACCTACAAAACTGGCAGAGCTCCCAGGCCGAACAGAGTAA
- a CDS encoding uncharacterized protein (Compare to YALI0D04356g, similar to ca|CA3692|IPF4876 Candida albicans unknown function) encodes MIEYLALAAFLAVVSVLAWSPSRRRTVVRRLSHNLEKGTNPLSAHLSEKTSTLGVEEPCPLPTPLDITPEQVATYDDRPWRPFRWPYHQTMSIFKLDINHWIDMDKWYVRYLQEKQRLNEKNGTAACDWLPESELACQELLDTVVEHLVHRYPKLFTMTGISTVVNHVTKETIDLKADHPLHLLSKLTKEDYYVVQKRDDGRHYLVAAEVPFPGGSFSIQTKIGKHLNVIHEPVPYYKEKLMPSMERYFGRMKVNEPVERASWYVSWDYNLDVSHVYNDKHTEETVRQVPYENFVVRVERQTLRRLPKSRAIIFTNHPVYYKICDMKDEPFVPSIIKKVMFEAPEDIIKYKNYPMIRDYLVVYLDQLIERQIEMGIIKRDDPIRTSANYPFAHFITKPFVNSSERVDVTNKPEA; translated from the coding sequence ATGATTGAATATCTCGCTCTGGCTGCCTTTTTGGCAGTTGTCTCTGTCCTAGCATGGTCTCCCTCTAGACGCAGAACCGTGGTCCGAAGACTGTCCCACAACCTAGAGAAGGGCACCAATCCTCTCTCTGCTCACTTGTCCGAAAAGACCTCGACTCTCGGAGTTGAGGAGCCCTGCCCGTTGCCTACTCCTCTGGACATCACTCCTGAACAGGTTGCTACCTATGATGATAGACCTTGGAGACCCTTCCGTTGGCCTTATCACCAAACCATGTCGATTTTCAAGCTGGACATCAACCACTGGATCGACATGGATAAATGGTATGTGCGCTATCTGCAGGAAAAGCAGCGGCTCAACGAAAAGAACGGTACTGCAGCTTGTGACTGGCTTCCAGAGTCAGAACTGGCGTgccaggagctgctggacacAGTCGTCGAACATCTCGTACATCGATACCCAAAGCTGTTCACTATGACTGGCATATCGACAGTTGTCAATCATGTCACCAAAGAAACCATCGATCTCAAAGCCGATCATCCTCTCCACTTGCTTTCCAAGCTCACCAAAGAAGACTACTACGTTGTCCAGAAACGGGATGACGGACGTCATTATCTGGTGGCTGCTGAAGTGCCCTTCCCCGGAGGCTCCTTTTCCATCCAGACAAAGATCGGCAAGCATCTCAATGTCATTCATGAGCCTGTTCCCTACTACAAGGAGAAACTCATGCCCTCTATGGAACGGTACTTTGGACGAATGAAGGTCAACGAACCAGTTGAGAGAGCCTCCTGGTATGTCTCCTGGGACTACAACCTCGATGTTTCTCATGTTTATAACGATAAGCACACCGAAGAAACCGTCAGACAGGTGCCCTATGAGAACTTTGTGGTCCGAGTGGAACGTCAAACTCTACGAAGACTACCAAAGTCCAGAGCCATCATTTTCACGAACCACCCAGTCTACTACAAGATCTGTGACATGAAGGATGAGCCCTTTGTGCCCTCCATCATCAAAAAGGTCATGTTCGAGGCCCCCGAGGATATcatcaagtacaagaactaTCCAATGATCCGAGACTATCTGGTGGTTTACTTGGATCAACTGATTGAACGACAAATTGAGATGGGCATCATTAAACGAGATGATCCTATTAGAACCTCTGCAAACTATCCCTTCGCTCATTTCATCACCAAGCCATTTGTCAACTCTTCTGAACGAGTTGATGTTACCAACAAGCCAGAGGCGTAG
- a CDS encoding uncharacterized protein (Compare to YALI0D04378g, similar to Saccharomyces cerevisiae YDR287W; ancestral locus Anc_5.294, similar to uniprot|Q05533 Saccharomyces cerevisiae YDR287w), with the protein MSNADLTHIESVLTDVALKAGAIIKEKTGTAVFEDKKNAVDLVTETDKAVEDMIREKLSTAFPDFKFMGEESFSGGDNAALSDAPTFIVDPIDGTTNFIHGFPYACTSLGLSIDKEPVVGVIYNPFLDHLYTGVKDKGSYLITNAATDSPIKAALPLKKPAQKLTLQSSIIGIEWGSDRVGNNFDTKCATFRNLSGGHDGAGFCHGFRSLGSAAMNFSAVAAGYLDAYWEGGCWAWDVCAGWVILKEAGGFVAGGNKGVWNPPVDSRKYLAVRSAPEAEQKAFVEEFWGQIDGSLEYDP; encoded by the exons atgtccaACGCCGACTTGACCCATATTGAATCTGTGCTCACCGAcgtggctctcaaggccggAGCTATTATCAAGGAAAAGACCGGAACCGCAGTCTTTGAGGATAAGAAGAATG CCGTGGATCTCGTTACGGAAACCGACAAGGCCGTGGAAGACATGATTCGAGAGAAGCTGTCAACAGCTTTCCCCGATTTCAAGTTCATGGGCGAGGAGTCCTTCTCCGGGGGCGACAATGCTGCTCTGTCGGACGCCCCCACCTTCATTGTGGACCCTATTGACGGTACCACCAACTTCATCCACGGATTCCCTTACGCCTGCACTTCTCTGGGCCTGTCAATTGACAAGGAGCCCGTGGTTGGAGTCATCTACAACCCCTTCCTGGACCATTTGTACACCGGAGTCAAGGATAAGGGCTCCTacctcatcaccaacgctGCCACCGACTCCCCTATCAAGGCTGCTCTTCCCCTCAAAAAGCCTGCCCAAAAACTTACTCTGCAGTCCTCAATCATTGGAATTGAGTGGGGCTCCGACCGTGTGGGCAACAACTTTGACACCAAGTGTGCCACCTTCCGAAACCTATCTGGAGGCCATGACGGTGCCGGATTCTGCCACGGCTTCCGATCTCTCGGTTCCGCCGCCATGAACTTTTCGGCTGTCGCCGCAGGCTACCTGGATGCCTACTGGGAGGGCGgctgctgggcctgggACGTGTGTGCCGGCTGGGTCATCCTTAAGGAGGCAGGAGGCTTTGTTGCTGGGGGCAACAAGGGAGTCTGGAACCCTCCCGTGGACTCTCGAAAGTATCTTGCTGTGCGATCTGCCCCCGAGGCCGAACAAAAGGCTTTCGTTGAGGAGTTCTGGGGCCAGATTGACGGTTCTCTCGAGTACGACCCCTGA
- a CDS encoding uncharacterized protein (Compare to YALI0D04400g, no similarity) yields the protein MRRPGEALRNNARAKRQIVDDDDDDDEYPPVKGEQGNDGMGGGDQDYDYGDDNDDDEEEDSKENVGRAKRERDVNGDGGGVIHDRATKELIRYMVGAHSQGRIITREKLEGLMINVKLFDEKESRKGQKLSAALEKCVPYLRNVFGYSIVRFDKTFLLDPAVVDFKDKEFVLQTCLPPVYNEANGSDYARAPVSDEVMMAYVVACLAGLVVNMGVADYPVLSQYVTSVGLGQCLHKGKLKGADEMIGLLCKNDYLNLFPIGGAALPMAKKEVGAAKPSAKNVVIKDCKDLGLGHRDPEKAEIALGPKMYYEFNTLAVLSVFETINGEPVKGGLEKKIKRCCFGGPALEEQEGAEGAEEEVEQFSEQ from the coding sequence ATGCGACGACCTGGAGAAGCACTACGGAATAACGCCCGGGCCAAGCGGCAAATCgtggatgatgatgatgacgatgacgagTACCCTCCCGTTAAGGGCGAGCAGGGCAACGACGGCATGGGAGGTGGAGACCAAGACTATGATTACGGAGATgacaacgacgacgacgaggaagaagactcCAAGGAGAATGTCGGCCGAGCCAAGCGGGAACGTGACGTGAATGGAGACGGCGGAGGAGTCATTCATGATCGAGCCACAAAGGAGCTCATCAGATACATGGTAGGAGCTCATTCTCAGGGCAGGATCATCACCCGAGAGAAGTTGGAGGGTCTGATGATCAATGTcaagctgtttgacgagaaggagagccGAAAGGGCCAAAAGCTGAGCGCGGCGCTGGAAAAGTGCGTTCCGTACTTGAGAAACGTATTTGGATACAGTATTGTGCGGTTCGACAAGACCTTTCTGTTGGACCCTGCTGTTGTTGATTTCAAGGACAAAGAATTCGTGCTGCAGACATGTCTTCCTCCCGTGTATAACGAAGCCAACGGTAGCGACTACGCACGTGCCCCTGTTTCTGATGAGGTTATGATGGCCTATGTTGTGGCATGTCTTGCAGGTCTGGTGGTCAATATGGGGGTGGCTGACTACCCCGTCTTGAGTCAGTACGTAACTTCTGTGGGGCTGGGCCAGTGTTTACACAAGGGCAAGCTCAAGGGTGCCGATGAGATGATTGGACTGTTGTGCAAAAACGACTATCTCAACCTCTTCCCTATAGGTGGTGCCGCCCTGCccatggccaagaaggaggtgggCGCGGCCAAGCCCTCTGCCAAGAACGTGGTCATCAAGGACTGCAAGGATCTGGGTCTGGGCCATCGCGATCCAGAGAAGGCTGAGATTGCCCTGGGGCCAAAAATGTACTACGAGTTCAACACCCTGGCGGTGCTCTCGGTGTTCGAGACAATCAACGGTGAACCCGTAAAGGGCGGTCTGGAAAAGAAGATCAAGCGTTGCTGTTTTGGCGGTCCTGCACTAGAAGAGCAGGAGGGCGCCGAAGGCGCggaagaggaggtggaaCAGTTTTCTGAACAGTGA
- a CDS encoding uncharacterized protein (Compare to YALI0D04422g, similar to Saccharomyces cerevisiae NCP1 (YHR042W); ancestral locus Anc_5.292, uniprot|Q6L8F1 Yarrowia lipolytica YALI0D04422g YlCPR1 NADPH-cytochrome P450 reductase): MALLDSLDFIVLVLVGVATLAFFTKGKLWAKEPETDPYAGGLGSQGFGSTTSFGSFGGNSNKTRDITKKLEQTGKNVIIFYGSQTGTAEDYANRLSKEATQRYGLKSMTADLEDYDYENLNSLGDDIVVGFVMATYGEGEPTDNAVNFYEFINDDSSEWAESDEPSADPDSPLSSLNYVIFGLGNNTYEHYNEIGRNLDKRLKKLGAKRIGDYGEGDDGQGTMEEDYLAWKDDLFSAWKEAKGLDEHEAKYEPSVKISETGETASSEDSSSVAEPDAEAMSVYLGEPNKKILRGEIKGPYNAGNPFLANVSETRELFHDPKRSCIHVEFDVGTNVKYTTGDHLALHIQNSDEEVERFLKVIGLWDKRHNVIKAKPIDPTYKPSFPVPTTYDTVVRYYLEINGAVSRQLLAFIAPFAPTETAKKEALRLGSDKNAFADEVAKHYTNIAHVLSKLSGGEPWTNVPFSFLVESLPHLIPRYYSISSSSLVDKSKISITAVVESLEAPEYAIKGVATNLLLDMKIKKDGVDPSKSKDPQAVHYELSGPRGKFGGHKLPVHIRRSNFKLPSDPKKPIIMIGPGTGLAPFRAFVMERAKQAESGTDVGQQLLFFGCRNPNEDFIYKEQWAGIEKELGDKFTMVTAFSRVDPVQKVYVQHRMQEYAKQINDLMQQGAYFYVCGDASRMAREVQATLAKILSDQRGIPLSSAEQLVKSLKVQNVYQEDVW, encoded by the coding sequence ATGGCTCTACTCGACTCTCTCGACTTTATTgttctggtgctggtgggCGTGGCCACCCTGGCCTTTTTCACCAAGGGCAAGTTGTGGGCCAAGGAGCCCGAGACGGACCCCTATGCAGGTGGTCTGGGCTCGCAGGGCTTCGgatccaccacctcgtTCGGATCGTTCGGAggcaactccaacaagacccGAGACATtaccaagaagctggagcagaCCGGCAAGAACGTGATCATCTTCTACGGCTCGCAGACCGGAACTGCCGAGGATTACGCCAACCGACTGTCCAAGGAAGCAACCCAGCGATATGGCCTCAAGTCCATGACCGCCGATCTCGAGGACTACGACTACGAGAACCTCAACTCACTGGGCGACGACATTGTCGTGGGTTTTGTCATGGCCACTTACGGCGAGGGAGAGCCCACCGATAACGCTGTCAACTTCTACGAATTCATCAACGACGACTCTTCCGAGTGGGCCGAATCCGACGAGCCCTCTGCCGACCCCGACTCTCCCCTGTCTTCTCTCAACTACGTCATTTTCGGTCTTGGAAACAACACCTACGAACACTACAACGAGATTGGCCGAAACCTGGACAAGCgactcaagaagctgggcGCCAAGCGAATTGGTGACTACGGCGAGGGTGACGATGGACAGGGCACCATGGAAGAGGACTACCTCGCCTGGAAGGACGACCTCTTCTCCGCCTggaaggaggccaagggtCTGGACGAGCATGAGGCCAAGTATGAGCCCTCCGTCAAGATCTCCGAGACCGGCGAGACCGCCTCTTCCGAGGACTCCTCTTCTGTTGCTGAGCCTGATGCTGAGGCCATGTCTGTGTACCTGGGTGAGCCTAACAAGAAGATTCTCCGAGGCGAGATCAAGGGCCCCTACAACGCCGGTAACCCCTTCCTGGCTAACGTTTCCGAGACCCGAGAGCTGTTCCACGACCCCAAGCGATCCTGTATCCACGTCGAGTTTGATGTTGGCACCAACGTCAAGTACACCACCGGTGACCATCTTGCTCTGCACATTCAGAACTCCGACGAAGAAGTTGAGCGATTCCTCAAGGTCATTGGTCTCTGGGACAAGCGACACAATGtcatcaaggccaagccCATTGATCCCACCTACAAGCCCTCTTTCCCTGTCCCTACTACCTATGATACTGTTGTCCGATACTACCTGGAGATCAACGGTGCTGTTTCCCGACAGCTGCTGGCCTTCATTGCTCCTTTCGCCCCCACCGAGACTGCTAAGAAGGAAGCTCTGCGACTTGGTTCCGACAAGAACGCTTTTGCCGATGAGGTTGCCAAGCACTACACCAACATTGCCCATGTTCTCTCCAAGCTGTCTGGCGGCGAGCCTTGGACCAACGtgcccttctccttcctgGTTGAGTCTCTCCCCCATCTGATCCCCCGATACTActccatctcgtcctcttccttggtggacaagtccaagatcTCCATCACCGCCGTGGTCGAGTCCCTTGAGGCCCCTGAGTACGCCATCAAGGGTGTTGCCACcaacctgctgcttgacatgaagatcaagaaggatggTGTTGACCcctccaagtccaaggacCCCCAGGCCGTGCACTACGAGCTGAGTGGTCCCCGAGGCAAGTTTGGGGGCCACAAGCTCCCCGTGCATATCCGACGATCTAACTTCAAGCTGCCCTCTgaccccaagaagcccaTCATTATGATTGGTCCAGGAACTGGTCTTGCTCCCTTCCGAGCCTTTGTCATGGAGCGAGCTAAGCAGGCCGAAAGCGGCACCGACGTGGGTCAACAGCTTCTCTTCTTTGGCTGCCGAAACCCCAACGAGGATTTTATCTACAAGGAGCAGTGGGCCGGcattgagaaggagctcgGTGACAAGTTCACCATGGTCACTGCTTTCTCCCGAGTCGACCCCGTCCAAAAGGTCTATGTCCAACACCGAATGCAGGAATATGCCAAGCAGATCAACGATCTCATGCAACAGGGCGCCTACTTTTACGTGTGTGGAGACGCCTCGCGAATGGCCCGAGAGGTTCAGGCCACCCTGGCCAAGATTCTGTCTGATCAGCGGGGCATTCCCCTGTCTTCTGCTgagcagctggtcaagAGCCTCAAGGTGCAGAACGTCTACCAGGAAGATGTGTGGTAG